Part of the Gemmatimonadota bacterium genome, CCGATTCGAGGGATGCGCCGATTTCGCAAATGTATTTCTCGAGATCGGGCCGGTCGACCATCACGAATCCTTTGAATTCCCGGGGGATATAGAGACCGACCCTCAAGTCCACGGGCCTGGCGATACTGGCCGTGGGGCCTATATCGGGGTTCATTCTGATACTGTACGTACATCCCGTCGCTAGGATGGCGGTCATCAGTACCGCTGCGTATTTCAGTACCTGCATGCGCCGCTCCTATCCGATCCGTCCATCCGCTCCGGGCAAGTTTGCGCGAGACATGTAAGGCTAACGTCCTTCAAATGCGTTTTCAACGTGTTTTGCGACACCTGGCCGCAAACTACGCACACGGCAAACGCCTGTCGAAAACGGACACGCGCATACCCGTTCGAGTTACATGAAAGGTACGGATTACCGATCGAAAAGTCAAGCGGAGACAGCGTATAATCACCGGCCGGGCATACGCCGCGAAACCCCGATAACACTTGACATTTCAATGGATTATCTCTATTTTCAAAGACCGTTGAGCGCGACCGGGAAACCGGTTTTCGAAGCGTTTACGGCGCTTGAGGATAGAGGCTGATTACCACCCTGTTCCGAAGATCACAATCCCTATGGCGAGCATCTACCTGGACCATAACGCGACCACGCCGGTCAGACCCGAAGTGTTCGATGCCATGGAACCTTTCTTCAGAGACCGGTTCGGCAATGCATCGAGCATCCACCGGTACGGACAGGATGCGCGTTCGGCCGTGGAGGAGGCCCGGGCCCAGGTGGCCGGCCTGGTGAATGGACGGCCCGGCGAAATCTACTTTACAAGCGGCGGCACCGAGTCCGACAACCTGGCGCTCAAAGGCATCGCCTACGCCCGCAGAGCGTACGGCAGGCACATTATCACGACGAACATCGAACATTCGGCCGTACTGAACAGTTGCGGTTTTCTCGAGCGGGAAGGCTTCGAAGTGACCTATCTTCCCGTGGATGAATACGGCCGGGTCGATCCCGGCCAGGTGGCGGACGCCCTGACCGGTCATACGATCCTGATCAGCATCATGCATGCGAACAACGAGATCGGCACGGTCCAGCCCGTGGAGGAAATAGGAAGGATCGCCCGGGAGAACGGCGTGTGCTTTCACACGGACGCGGTACAGTCCGCCGGCAAGCTGCCGGTCGACGTGGAAGCGATGCACGCGGACCTCCTCTCGCTTTCGGGCCACAAGATCTACGGCCCCAAGGGCGTGGGGGCCATCTACATCCGCAAAGGCGTCGAAATCGAACCCATGGCCCACGGCGGCCATCACGAAAATGACGTGCGGTCCGGGACGGAGAACACCGTGGGTATCGTGGGTATCGGCAAGGCTGCTGAACTGGCGGCCGATGAACGGGAACACGAATACCGGAATCTGTCCGAAATGCGCGACACCCTGGAAGTGCGCATCCGGGACGAGATCGAGGGGATTCAGGTAAACGGGCACCCGGAATGGCGTCTGCCCGGCACGTTGAACGTGTCCTTCCCAGGCGCGGAAGGGGAATCGCTGATCATGGCCCTGGATCTCGCGGGTATCGCCGTATCCACGGGCTCGGCCTGCACATCGGGGACCATAGAGCCGTCCCACGTGCTGCTCGCGCTGGGCAGGGACCCGCGCACCGCCCTGGGCTCGGTACGTTTCAGCTTCGGGCGCGACAACACCATGGAGGAGGTCGGCCACGTCATGAGCAGGCTGCCCGGTATTGTGTCCCGCCTCCGCGAAGTCGCCACCGCGCAGGTACCCGGTTGAGGCGTGTTTTATGTACTCTCCCGCCGTAATGGATCACTTTCACTCGCCCCGCAACGTGGGGGATCTTCCGGACGCGGACGGTGTGGGCAACGCCGGAAATCCCATCAGCGGGAATACCATTGCGTTGTATCTGAAGATCGCGGACGGGACCGTCACGGACGCGAAGTTCAGGACCTTCGGCTGCGCGGCGTCCATCGCGGCAAGCAGCATGGTCACCGAGTGGGTGATCGGCAGGACGACCGAAGAGGCCGCGTCTATCGAAAACCATACGATCGCGGAGGCCCTGGGCGGTCTTCCACCTACCAAGATGCACTGCTCCGCCATGGCCGCGGACGGCGTGCGAACGGCGATTGAGGATTACCGGTCGCGTCATGGCGAGAGCCAGAGAGACTAGCATGATGCCGGCGAATGCCAATTCGCATATTCCCAGCGGGTCCGATACCGTATCCGAGTTCGATCCGGCCGTCAACCGGCTGCCGCCGAAAGGGTCGACGGTCGTGGTGGCGATGAGCGGCGGCGTGGACAGCTCGGTGGCGGCCGCGATGCTCAAGGAAGCGGGCTGCGAGGTCATCGGCGTCACCATGCACCTGTGGGACTACGACCGCGTGGGCGGCAATGCGCAATTCGAACACGGCTGCTGCACGGTCGAGGACCGCAACGACGCGCGGGTAGTGGCCGGCAGGCTCGGGATACCCTACTACGTGGTGGATTTTCGCGAAGAATTCGAGCGGGGCGTCATATCCAATTTCGTGTCCGAGTACATGCAGGGCCGCACGCCCAATCCCTGCGTGGCCTGCAACAGCCGGGTCAAGTTCGGCGTGCTGCTCGACCGGGCCACGGCGCTCGGCGCAGATTACGTGGCGACCGGGCACTATGCCCGGATTGTCTTCGACGAAAGCGCGGGCGGGGCGGACCAAACGGACCAGACGGACCAGGCGGGCCAGGCGGGCCAGGCGGGCCGCTATGTTCTGAAACGGGGCATCGACGGAAACAAGGACCAATCCTACGCCCTGTGGGAGATGACCCAGGAAGAGCTGGCGCGCACCGTCTTTCCGGTGGGCATGCTCACGAAGGCGCAGACGCGGCAGGCCGCCGAAAGACTCGCTCCGCGGGTGGCCGACAAGAAGGACAGCTACGAGATCTGCTTCATCCAGGACAGGGGCCATGAACGATTCCTCAGGGAGTGGACGGCGAAGCACCCCGTGGATGCGGAAGAAGGGCTGCTGTCCATAGGAGATCCTATCCGGCCGGGACCGATCATAGACACGAATGGCCATTTCCTGGGTGAACACCGGGGACATCCACTTTACACGATCGGACAGCGGAAGGGACTCGGGCTGGCTGCCGGACGTCCGGTGTACGTGGTCGACATCCAGCCCGATACGAATACGATCGTGGTGGGTGACGACGAGGATCTTCTCTGTGACCGGCTCATCGCGGACAGGGTCAACTGGCAGTCCATGGAAACGCCAGTGGGAGAGGTCCGCGGTCAGGCCAAGATCCGGTACCGGCAGGAAGCAACGCCCGCGGTCATCACGCCCGATGAGCCCGGCGTCGCGCTGGTTGACTTCGAGCATCCGCAGCGGGCGGTTACGCCGGGACAGTCCGTCGTCTTCTACGACGGCGAGACGGTTCTCGGAGGCGGCATCATACGCGAATGAGGTCGTTATGCACGTCGACAAGGCGCCCCAGCGCGTGCTGCGCCGTCTTCGGTCCTGGTGCCTCGGGCTGGTCAGCGGCATGCTCATGCTGCTGCCAAGCCTCGGAACCGGCGCGGAAGAGTCCGTGAGAATCGCCGCGGGCGTTCGATTCACCTTTGAGCCCGTCGATGCGCCCTTCGTGGAACACGTACTGGGCATCGTGCGCGAAGCGTCTCCGCATCTGCGCGCCACGCTGGGCCTTCCCGCCGCCGATACCATCCACGTCCATATCGCCCCCACGCAGGAAGCCTTCCTGACCTACACGCCCGGCGCCATCCCCGACTGGGGCGCGGGGTACGCCGTGCCGCACCGCAGGCTTGTGGTGCTGAGGTCGCCCCGGATTACCGGTACGTATGACGGTTCCGAGGAACTCGTGGTGCACGAACTGGCCCACGTGATGCTGCATAGCGCGCTCCGCGGCGTGGATATTCCTCGCTGGCTGGACGAGGGATTCGCGATGCACATGGCGCGGGAATGGGGATTCTGGGACCGGGCATCGCTCGTGATCGCCGTCGTTTCAGGAAACCTGGTCTCCCTGGGGGCGATCCAGGGCGTGAACACGTTTCCCGAGCACCGGGCCCAACTGGCCTATCAGGAAAGCGCCCTCGCCGTGCAGTACATACTCCGGCGCTACGGTGAAGCGGGACTGCACACCCTGTTCGACAGCCTGAGGCGGACCGGCTCCATCGACCAGGCATGCTTCGACGCCTTCGGCGTGAGCATAGTGGGTTTCGAGCGGGACTGGCTGGCGTACATGGAACGCAATTACGGCTGGCGCATGTTGCTCGGCGAAAGCCTGTCCATCGTGATCGCTCCGCTGTTCGGCGTACTTTGTCTTCTTGCCTACCTGCGAATCCGAAGGCGAAGGAGAGCTACGCTACGACAATGGGCGCGTGAAGAAGAAGTGGACGACTGGCGTTCGGACGAAGACGACTGGCGAAGGAAGAATGAAGAATGGACCATGTCCAGGGAGCGGGATGATTAACCGCCTTCTCCGTCAGAATCCGTCAGGGGCTGAACCGGACCGCCATACTGAACAGGGACGCGATATCGAACGTAGTGGTCGCGCGCGACTGAGAGTCCGTTTCGAATGAAACTTTCGCACCTGGCCGAATACGCGGGCCTCAGGCTGTTGATGCTGCTGACAAGGCGGCTCTCTCCTTCCCGGGCTTCGTGGGTGGGGAACCGGCTGGGAGACCTGGCCTTTCACGTGATCGGCACGAGGAGGGCACTGGTCATGGAGCACCTGGGACGCGTTTACGGAGATACCGGAGACGCCGGGAAGCTCCGGACCATGTCCCGGTCCGTGTACCGCCAACTGGGCCGGACAGCCGTGGAACACGCCCGGCTGCTCGCCGGAAGGGCGACGGACCTGCGGGACCGGCTCGCCATCTCGGGTCAGGAACATATCGATTATGCCCGCCACAGGGGGCGCGGGGTCATTCTGGTCACCGGGCATTTCGGCTACTGGGAGTTGCTCGGCGCAACGGTCGCCTTGCTCGGTTATCCCATTACTGTCGTCGCGAAAAAGCTGCACAACCCCGCCGTCAACCGCCTGATGCACGCGGGGCGCGAGCGACTGGGCATGGCGGTGGCCTCCATGGAATCGGCGCCGTCCGCGATCTTCAGGGCATTGCGCCGCAACGAATGCGTCGGACTGCTCGCAGACCAGGACGCCGGGCCGGGCGGCGTTTTCGTCGAATTCCTGGGATTACGGGCGTCCACCTACCAGGGACCGGCGCTCTTCGCCTTGCGCACAGGGGCTCCTATCGTACCGTGTTTCATCGTTCGTTCCGGTCCGGAACATCACCGGGTCTGCTTCGAAACCCCTATCGAAGCGATTCCGACAGGCGATGAATCGGCCGATATAGCACGGACTACCCAGGCTTACACGGACGTGCTGGCCCGATACATCCTGGATTATCCCGATCACTGGTTCTGGGTACACCGGCGGTGGAAGACCCCGGTGCCCGCCGATTCAAGTCACGTTCAGTAAAGGAGACCTGTTCCATGACACGCCATCCACTCATCGCCATTTGCGCCGTTTTCCTCTTCGGTGCCGCCGCGGCCTGCGGAAACGGAGGAGAGCAGTCCGAGTCCGATACACGGTCACCGATGCCGCCTGGCGAACCGCCGCCGCCAGCGACGGTTCCCGCTGTCGCGGAGCGACCGGACGCCCCTGCGGATGCCCCTGCCCCGGTGTATACCCAGGAAGAAACGACGACGGGCGAAGCAGCGGGAGTCGGCTGGACGGTTCCCGCGCGATGGGAGGTGCAGCCGCCCCGGATGATGCGCATGGCGACCTATCTGATCCCGAGGGCCGAAGGGGACGACGAACCCGGCGAATGTGCCGTGTTCTTTTTCGGCCAGGGGCAGGGAGGCAGCGTCGACCTGAATCTGCAGCGCTGGCGGGATCAGTTCGAGACGGAATCCGGAGGAACGCCCACGCCGGCCCAGCGGAAGTCGACCATCAACGGACTGACGGTGACCACGGTGTCCCTGGCCGGCACGTATCTCGCTTCCATGGGACCCATGTTCCAGTCAGGCGCCGTGAAAAAACCGGGCTATAAAATGCTCGGCGCCATTATCGAGGCGCCGGAAGGCAACGTGTTCGTCAAGCTCACCGGACCGGAAAAGACCGTCCTGGGTGCGGAGGGCGAGTTCCAGAGTTTTCTGAATTCGCTCAGGAAGTAACTGCGCGGACGCCTTAAGTCCGCCTTTAAGTCAGGAATCGCAGCGGCTTGAGCGTACTTGTCATACAAACCGCCTTCGTGGGCGACGTCGTGCTGTCCACCCCATTGTTCGAAGCGGCCAGGACGCGGCTGGGCGCCGACCGCGTCGGAGCCGTCGTGCGGCCCGAGACCGCCAACCTGCTGCGAAACAACCCCCACATCGACGACATCGTCGTCTATGACAAGAAAGGCGGGCAAAAAGGCCCCCTGGAACTGCTTCGTCTCGCCGGCAAGTTGCGTGCGGCTTCCTTCGATACGGCGGTTATTCCCCACCGATCGCTCCGAAGCGCACTGCTGGGTTACCTGGCGGGCGCGCCCGTCCGAGTGGGCTTCGATCGAAACGCGGGCAAGCTGCTTCTTACGGAGCGGGTGCCCTACCGACCTGTCCACGAGGTCGAACGAAACCTTTCTCTTTTCGCTTCGTGGGGGGTGGATATGGACGGAATTCACCCCGCCCTTTACCCGGACGATGAGGACCGGCAACGGGCGGATGCGCTGATCAGGGAATCAGGCCTGGCGCCGTCCGACAGGATTTGCGGCGTAAGTCCCGGTTCGGTCTGGGCGACCAAGCGGTGGCCGCCCGACCGGTATGCGGAACTCATCCGCCGCCTCGCGGAAGAACACGGATATCGCGCCGTGCTCTTCGGCAGTGCCGGAGACCGGCCCCTCTGCACGGGAATCGCCACCGAATCCGGCGTCGAGCCGCTGAACGCGGCGGGAAGGCTGACCCTGCTTCAGTCGGCCGCGCTCGCCGCGCGTTGCTCCGTCTTTGTTTCCAACGACACCGGCATGAGCCACGTGGCCGCCGCCATGAACATACCCGTCGTAGCCGTCTTCGGGCCCACGGTTCCCGCCTTTGGCTTCACCCCACATGGAGAAGGGCACCAGGTCGTCGAAACAACCATGGACTGCCGGCCCTGCAGCGCCCATGGCGGAAACCGGTGTCCCATCGGCACCCATGACTGCATGCGCAGTATCGCCGTGGAACGGGTGACAGAGGCCGTGGCCATTCAACGCGGGGAACCTGAAACGCCCGCTGTGGACTAGTTACGGACAAGACATGCGCATTGGCATCATTGGTCTCATCAACCACGACACCATCTTCATGGCCGGCGGCCACCAGGTTCAGGATCTCGGCGGCATCCTGTACAACACCACCGTAATGGCCGACCTGGTCGAAGACGGCGACCGGGTATATCCCATCAGTCGCATCGGCGCGGAATGCTACGACGCCATGCGCGCCATGCTGGACCCTCGTCCCGCCGTGAACACCCGGGGAATCGCCCTTTCCCCGAGAGGCACCAGCCGAAATCAGATCCGGTACGACGAGGCCATGGAAAAAGTCGAGCAGTTGACGAACCATATCGACCCCATTCCTCTCGAACAGATCGAACCTTTTCTGGACCTCGACGCCCTGCTGGTGAATTTCATCGTCGGGGACGACATCACTCTGGAGACCATGGAAGCCATACGGGGCAGCGCCTCCGGGTTGCTGTACCTGGATGTGCACAACCTCTGTCTGGGCATCGACGCGGAGGGCTACCGGCGAAGGCGGGCACCGGAAGACTGGCGACGATGGATAGAAATGTTCGACGTGGTTCAGATGAACGAAGTGGAGGCGCGTCTGCTGGCCGGCGCGGGTGCCGATGCAGGTAACGATGCGGGTAACGATGCGGGCGTCAACGCGGGCAACGAAACGGGCGCCAACGCGGGCAACCAAGCAGTGGCCGCATCAAATGGGCCGCTGGAGAATGAAGCGGTGGCGGCGTCAAGTGGGCCGCTGGAGGCGGAGGATGATTTTGTCGCCTTCGGACGGTCGATTACCGCGCTTGGTCCCTCGGTATGCATAACCACCCGGGGGGCTCTCGGTCCCGTCACGGTTTATCGCGAGGACGATATTATCAAATCCGTCGTCATTCCCTCGGAGCCGGTCCGGGAAGTCGTCGACACCACCGGCTGCGGGGACGCCTTTGCCGCCGGATTCGTAACCGAATACCTGGTCTCGAAAGACCCCGCACGGGCGACCCGTCTCGCGAACCGGGTCGCAAGCGTGAACTGCACCGTGGCCGGACTGCCGGAGAGGGGAACGTTTGCTTCTGAAAGGAGGGAATTGTGACCGGGCAGGACGAATCCGTCGTCATTCTATTCCGAGGCGGACGCTTACCGGAATGGCATCTGCTCGACCAGGCTCAGCGGATCGATTTTGAGCGCCGGCATGTTGACCTGATGCTGGCGGTCTCCGAGCGCCACGGCCTGATCGGCATCCACGGTTACCGGCTACTGGGGCCCCGTGGCAACTGGGAACGATTCTGGACCATAGAGTTCCCGGACCTCGCCGGCGCGGAGGCCTGGATGTCGGCCGAGACGGAACCCCCATACGGACGCTACGGTTTCTACGACTATACCCTTGCCCGCCGCTGGCAACCGGAGTGTCTTAACTGGCTGCCGCGCAAGCCCGAACCTCCGGTGTCGCCCGGCGCCGATCCGCACACGATCCCGGCCCTTTCCGCCGATCCTTCGTCGATCGTCCTGCTGGCCTTCGGCAGGCAGTACCGCGGGCCCGACCAGGTTGCCCCAGGGAATCGCGACGAGGAGAGATGGCGGCGAATGCGGAAGGTAAGCCATAGCCACGGCCTCATCCACGGCGAGGCCTTTCGCCTGATGGGAACCGGCGCGCATGGCGAGTCGGTCTGGATTCTGGAGTTCCCCGGACTGGCGGGCATCGAGGCCTGTATCGATGCGGAGACGGCGCCGCCCGCGGGAGTCGATCTCAGACACGATTTCCATCTGGCCAGACGCTGGGCGCCGGAATACTTCGCCACCTGGCCGCCGGGACGGGGCAGCGCGTGAGGCGTGTGCAGGTCTACCCACATTGCCCCGATCTACTCCGCATCCCGCAGGTCCATGTTACTTAAAGCAGGTCTACCCCGCGCATTGATGGGATTTCCGGCGGACAAACGCACCTAGAGACACCATACATAAGATACGTTTCGAGATGTACGCCTGGTTTTCGACTAATCCATCAGAATCGGTACACTCGGAAACGTCCCATTGGCGAACATCTGCGTCTCCCCGGAGGAGGACCCGCATGGAAAAGGTAAATTATGGGAGGTAGCACAGCAATCAGGTAGTCATGCGAAATACTGATACAAGGCACAGAAACTTCCAGAGGTTTGATCATTCACCGATATTGAGACGGAGATATCCCATGAATACGTAATAGTTTATACAGATGGGTGCGATGCACTCCGACGATTTCCGCAGCCTTCGATACGTTGCCATTCGTTTCCCTTAAAATGTTCTCAAGATATTGACCTTCCGTATCCTTTGTCGTACCTGTTCTGACAGTTCGGAGCGACTGAATTTCGTTACTTCGGTCTGTGCCCTCAACTTCTTCAGGAAAGATATTCTCAACGGTAACCTGACCATTCGACGCCAACGCAATCGCCGCCCTGAGCCTGTTCTCGAGTTCTCTTACGTTGCCCTCCCACCCGTGGCGAAGCAATCTGGACATCACCGCTGGAGAAACTTCCATTTCCCCGACATCGGAAGGCGTCAGTTCTTTCATGAAGTGGCGGAAGAGTAAGGGTATATCTGCGATACGCGACCGCAACGGAGGCATCTGGAGCACCACACTCCCGATTCGATGGTAGAGATCCAGCCGGAAGGACTTTTGAACTACGGCCTCCTGCAGATCGCGATTGGTAGCTGCGATTACTCGAACGTCCGTATTCATTTGCCGGACACTGCCATAGGGCCGATACGATCCATCCTGTAGTACCCGTAGTAATACGGCCTGTGCGTTCAGAGGCAGTTCACCGATTTCGTCGAGGAAGATAGTGCCTTTATTCGCAGCGGCAAACAGGCCCGGCTGCTTCCTGTCGGCGCCCGTGTAGGCGCCCCTTTCGTGACCAAAAAGCTCGTTTCCCATCAGCGTCTCAGGCAGCGCGGCGCAATCCACGATGACAAAGGGTTGGTCGGCGCGGCTACTTGCCGTATGAACCGCCCTGGCGATCAGTTCTTTCCCGGTCCCGGTTTCTCCCGTTATCAATACCGGCATATCCGTTCGTGCATACCGAAAGGTCATCGAACAAATTCGTTTCATAACGTCGCTTTTGTGAACAATCGGTTCAAAGGCAGCATGTTCGTGATAATGCTCAATTTGCTCGTTTGAACTGTGGTCACTGTTTCCAGATGATCCCATGTATACTCCACTTACGGCATATTGCTGATTGTTGAACCGGTTGTATCGACTGCATCCGCGACACTGTGTTCTGAACATCACGGCCTGAGGACTTGCGAAAGCGGATCGCGTCGACCGCCGGACTGTCTGACTGCAAAGACAGGGAATGTAAGGACTGAATCTCGCCGGTCTATGGGGTAAAACCCTACTTTTTGCAGAAAAACACACCCCAAATGTGCTTAAAAGACACCGTGTTTCCCTGAAAGTGTTGCTCGCGAACCAGGTGAGACATTATCCCACATAGGACAGCGGCGGGCATACCCGGAAGGCAAGTACGGTACCTGACGCGTGCAGGGAAATCACACCTTGCCGAGGGAAACAGGCTTCTCGCCGTACCGTCGTGCCCGACTCGATTACGGGGTATCTGATTCTCGTAGACGGATTGAACGGTACCTGTTATCTTGACCGATTGACGGCACGAAAGCCTGAATCGCACGCTATTCAATCTTACGACATTGCTAAAGTTCGACATTCGAAGTTCGACGCAGTTGTGCATAGGCGGATAGTGTCATGCCCTCTTCACCGTCAAACTCCAGCGTCAGGCAGCGGCTGCTTTACCTGCACGCGCGGACGCCCAGCGTTTTCGCCGATATTCTTGGATACACCCCCATCGAACCCGTCAAGGACTACCAGGCTGAAATCACGGCGGATGTGCCGGAATGGCCCTACAACACCGTGCACGACGCCCTGGTCGACGGCTGGCAGATCGTGCAGTTCCCCCATCTCCAGGCGCCCATCGACGACAGGGATCTGGACGTCGTGGGATACGAATTCATCTTACAGAAACTGGAGGAGTTTCAGGATGGATAAGAACCGGTTGTCGACGGCACGGGGCGCGGTATCGGAGGCGGGATCGCTACAAGCGGACGTGGAACGGCCAGAAGCAGGAGCGGACAAGTCCCATCTCCTGACAGACATGGAGATAGTCGGCTTTCTCGTGAACGGCTATCACCTGCTAGAACCCGATCTTCCCGGAGGACTCAACGAGCACATCGCCGGCCAGCTGGACGAACTGGACCACAATCCCGGTGACGCCATCGCGGACGTCGTGCCGGAGCTGTGGCAGGTGATCGAACATCCGGCCGTGAAAGGCGCCCTGGTCAGCCTGCTCGGCGAGGACTACGAAGTACAGGGCCACCGCCACTGGCACTGCAAGCAACCGCACACCGGCCACATGTCCTGGCACCAGGACAGCACCAACAGCCGGGATACCCGTATCGACCGGCTCCTCGGGCTGTACTATCCGACGGACATCACCCCGGAGATGGGTCCGACGATCATCGTCCCGGGCACCCAGTTCCGCAACGCGCCGACGGACCGCATGGCCACCTACACCAACATCCGCGGCCAGGTGCCCATGGTACTCAAGGCCGGGACCGTGGCCCTGACCCACTACGACCTCTGGCACGGCACCGCCGCCAACCGTACGCCGCTCAAGCGCCATATGATCAAGTTCCTGTTCAGGCGGGTCCGGGACAACAAGGCGCCGACGTGGAACCACGATCCCGAGGCCATGAACGTACCCACCGCCTGGGGCGGGAAACGGGAAGACCCCAAGAACGTGCTGTCTTTCGGCAACCCGCTCGGCGTCGGACAGAGCGATCACTACAAGGAGCGCCAGATACGGTGGAAATGCTGGAACAACCTGCTGGGAGTCGCCGATGCGTCTGACACTTAGCAACCACTCCTTCGAATACCTCGACCTGGAAGGCACGCTGGCGCTGGCCAGGGCCATGGGTTTCAGGGGCGTGGACATAGCGGGTTTTCACGACCGCGGGCGATGCAGCCTGGAACCGGACGAAGTGGGCGCCGATCCTCAGGGCCACGCGGACCGCATCAACCGGTTGCTGGACAAATACGAACTGGAGGCCGTCGATTTCTTCCCCCAGTTCGGCGCATCCCTCGACGAGCGCTCCTTCAACTCGCCCGAAACGGCAGTGAGGCGGCAGAACAGCACCTCGTTCAAAGGCATCATCCGCTTCTGCGAGGACGTCGGCATTCCGGGATTTACGATCAGTCCGGGCATGCATCACCCGGACCGCGCCTTCGAGGAGAACCTCGAGACTACGGCTGCCGCCATGAACGAACTAACCGATATGGCGGGCGAACGGGACGTCACGGTCCGCTTCGAACCCCACGTCCAGTCCGTCGTCGATACGCCTGAACGGACACTGGCCCTGCTGGAGCGGGCGCCCCGGGCCACAGTCACCCTCGACTATTCCCATTTCGTCATGCAGTACATCCCGGACGAGCGCATCCACCCGCTCCTGGCCCACACCGACCATTTCCACATCCGTGCGGCGCGCCCCGGCAAGCTGCAGTCCAGGCTCGACGAGAACACCATCGATTTCGTCGATATCGCCCGGCGTCTCAGAGCGCTGGATTACCGGCGGTGCCTGTCCATCGAGTTCGTCTACATGACCTGGTACGATTGCAACCAGGTCGATTGCCTGACGGAAACGATCTTCACGAAGGACCTGATGCAGGAGCACGTGCCGATGTAGGCGGCGTCCTCCGGAGATTCACCGCCATGCCCGACCTGTACGCCGGCGCCGGCCGGCGGGTGATTAATCCGCCGCTGGGAATCCGGACCTTTGGCTTCAGTTCGAGGGAGGGGCTCGTCCAGGCGATCGAAAGCGATCTGACGGCCACGGCGCTGGTGCTGACGGACGGCAAGACAAAGATCGTGATCGTGGCGACGGATACCGGATGGATGGAACGGGGGGTGATGAACGGCCTGCGGGAAACGGTTGCCGAAACGGTGGGCACGGCGGCCTCCCACGTCATGATCAACCTGAATCACACCCACAGCTCGCCGGCCATGCCCGAGTGGTTCCCCGACGAGCCCGGCCAGATCGCCCTTCAGTCGCG contains:
- a CDS encoding sigma-54 dependent transcriptional regulator, giving the protein MGSSGNSDHSSNEQIEHYHEHAAFEPIVHKSDVMKRICSMTFRYARTDMPVLITGETGTGKELIARAVHTASSRADQPFVIVDCAALPETLMGNELFGHERGAYTGADRKQPGLFAAANKGTIFLDEIGELPLNAQAVLLRVLQDGSYRPYGSVRQMNTDVRVIAATNRDLQEAVVQKSFRLDLYHRIGSVVLQMPPLRSRIADIPLLFRHFMKELTPSDVGEMEVSPAVMSRLLRHGWEGNVRELENRLRAAIALASNGQVTVENIFPEEVEGTDRSNEIQSLRTVRTGTTKDTEGQYLENILRETNGNVSKAAEIVGVHRTHLYKLLRIHGISPSQYR
- a CDS encoding phytanoyl-CoA dioxygenase family protein gives rise to the protein MDKNRLSTARGAVSEAGSLQADVERPEAGADKSHLLTDMEIVGFLVNGYHLLEPDLPGGLNEHIAGQLDELDHNPGDAIADVVPELWQVIEHPAVKGALVSLLGEDYEVQGHRHWHCKQPHTGHMSWHQDSTNSRDTRIDRLLGLYYPTDITPEMGPTIIVPGTQFRNAPTDRMATYTNIRGQVPMVLKAGTVALTHYDLWHGTAANRTPLKRHMIKFLFRRVRDNKAPTWNHDPEAMNVPTAWGGKREDPKNVLSFGNPLGVGQSDHYKERQIRWKCWNNLLGVADASDT
- a CDS encoding sugar phosphate isomerase/epimerase; protein product: MRLTLSNHSFEYLDLEGTLALARAMGFRGVDIAGFHDRGRCSLEPDEVGADPQGHADRINRLLDKYELEAVDFFPQFGASLDERSFNSPETAVRRQNSTSFKGIIRFCEDVGIPGFTISPGMHHPDRAFEENLETTAAAMNELTDMAGERDVTVRFEPHVQSVVDTPERTLALLERAPRATVTLDYSHFVMQYIPDERIHPLLAHTDHFHIRAARPGKLQSRLDENTIDFVDIARRLRALDYRRCLSIEFVYMTWYDCNQVDCLTETIFTKDLMQEHVPM